TTCATATCCTCCCGGTTGGTGACCTCCGCACCGATCAGAACTCCCGCCTCGTGCAGATTGGGCGTCACCACCAAAGCCAGGGGAAAAAGCTCCCGCACCAATGTTTCGATGGCTTCCCGCCGCAAGAGGGCATCCCCGCTTTTGGCCACCATCACGGGGTCCACTACAAGGTTTGCGCCGATCTGCAATGCTTCGATATCTTTCGCCACCCTGGAAATAATGCCCGCATTGGACAACATTCCCGTTTTGACGGCATCCACTCCGATATCCGTCACGACCGCGTGAATCTGGGATGAAACAAAAGCCGGGTCCAATTCCACGACACCATGAACCCCCACGGTATTTTGAGCCGTGAGGGCCGTGATGGCGCTCATCCCAAAGACCCCGAGGGCCGAAAATGTCTTGAGGTCTGCTTGAATGCCGGCCCCTCCCCCCGAGTCGGAACCCGCTATGGTCAATGCACGAGGAATCTTTGTCATATTCAACTCTTCTTTCATCTGTTCATCCGAACTGAAATCTCTGGATATTCGGCAAGATCTGGAGGCTCATTTCCGCTCGACTGT
This region of Desulforhabdus amnigena genomic DNA includes:
- the thiD gene encoding bifunctional hydroxymethylpyrimidine kinase/phosphomethylpyrimidine kinase; translation: MTKIPRALTIAGSDSGGGAGIQADLKTFSALGVFGMSAITALTAQNTVGVHGVVELDPAFVSSQIHAVVTDIGVDAVKTGMLSNAGIISRVAKDIEALQIGANLVVDPVMVAKSGDALLRREAIETLVRELFPLALVVTPNLHEAGVLIGAEVTNREDMKEAAKRIKSFGPRYVLIKGGHLAGTPMDLLFDGTNFREYSNVRYDTPHTHGTGCTFASAIAAGLARGLAVEEAVAQAKSYITGAIRQGLPLGKGHGPVHHFYELYRLAGWHFH